One region of Paenibacillus polymyxa M1 genomic DNA includes:
- a CDS encoding cation diffusion facilitator family transporter: MEVKQREDSFWSMVKKGNKSSGSAALGNTGIALIKGIAFALTGSGSMFATMMHSIADAVNQMFVFAGSVLAEKKPTKRFPTGFGRVINLFCMVAVIVVTIMAYETVLEGVHLLQHPAESAQGFWINVVVLVLSLVVDGFVWSKAMKEVLHESRVEAKGLGIFTSAFRHVGRAAPPTRLVFYEDLVATTGGVLALLAVVVTSLTDFKLLDGISSILIGCLMVGVAFRVGYDNMVGLIGVSAPPDIEERVASIILADTHVTDISQMRILQEGRYYHVEGVIELTSGMTLADADDIKFRVEDALLRDPNISDAALGILEDDGIRNWKQEKPKA; this comes from the coding sequence ATGGAAGTGAAACAGAGAGAGGACTCCTTTTGGAGTATGGTCAAAAAAGGAAATAAATCTTCAGGCTCGGCGGCATTGGGTAATACTGGCATTGCCCTGATTAAGGGGATTGCTTTTGCCTTGACAGGCAGCGGCTCTATGTTTGCTACGATGATGCATTCCATTGCGGATGCGGTGAACCAAATGTTTGTATTTGCGGGCAGTGTATTGGCAGAGAAAAAACCTACGAAACGTTTTCCTACCGGCTTCGGACGGGTAATTAATCTTTTTTGTATGGTTGCCGTTATTGTCGTAACGATTATGGCCTACGAAACTGTATTGGAAGGAGTTCATTTGCTGCAGCATCCGGCCGAATCCGCACAAGGATTTTGGATTAATGTAGTGGTGCTGGTTTTGTCATTGGTGGTTGACGGATTTGTATGGAGCAAAGCGATGAAAGAAGTGCTGCATGAATCCAGAGTGGAAGCGAAGGGGCTAGGTATTTTTACCTCTGCCTTTCGTCATGTGGGACGTGCTGCGCCACCAACCCGCTTGGTGTTCTATGAGGATTTGGTAGCAACGACAGGCGGGGTACTTGCCCTGCTTGCTGTAGTTGTCACATCGCTGACAGATTTTAAGCTGCTGGACGGGATTTCGAGTATTCTCATCGGCTGTCTGATGGTCGGTGTAGCTTTCCGGGTCGGTTATGACAACATGGTGGGCTTGATTGGTGTATCTGCACCTCCTGATATCGAAGAACGTGTGGCTTCCATTATTTTGGCAGATACACATGTGACCGATATTTCTCAAATGCGTATTTTGCAGGAGGGACGTTACTATCACGTCGAAGGGGTGATCGAGCTTACTTCGGGCATGACGCTGGCAGATGCTGATGATATTAAATTTAGAGTCGAGGATGCTCTGCTGCGTGATCCTAATATTTCAGATGCCGCATTGGGGATTCTAGAGGATGACGGGATTAGAAACTGGAAACAAGAGAAGCCTAAAGCGTAG
- a CDS encoding heparinase II/III domain-containing protein: MSLLKEAWPASRLVNALAGGVQNSARQRLRSNWTQRLRATVDEPAYAELWKDIERICNDVREAPRLELPLSLFQQFANTGERKPYEDVYFERRGRLVAIVLAAVADPEHRKMREVESGLLDICTEYTWALPAHVNEEDTVTPPWQQVDLFASETAQMLVEILLLLGERLADHVVVQVHKEVERRVLEPVFWQPHHFEWETAEHNWSAVCASGCGIAALLLAKDDFSRAVAIERMLGALDCFLAGYREDGGCPEGVGYWVYGFGYFIYFADMLREFTEGAVDILNSEKVRQIAAFAERVHLSDGIFANYSDSSETERLPSGLISHVNFLQGRPSTLPFRVPGLLEDPCRRWAHVLRNLVWTNPLVYGCGEAVIDYLPQLGWLMCRSLCSSHHGSGGQQDNPGAALAFSAKAGHNNEPHNHNDLGHFILHGGGENLLCDLGAGLYTKAYFSPGRESIINISSSGHSVPIINGVTQQSGAKARAVVLDIAMDEQEGAQTVTSFKLDLTSAYAVDELVVFTRSFAWSVPEGNEGARLTVTDHFEFETSGMNVKPWEVEELLISRIQPHTGVGFVEWKGTNAVVRLDYDAGVLRQRLEAVKHIDHDGVAFVFYKTSLQLDSNRWNGSASIDCNLFFTIHQSSC; the protein is encoded by the coding sequence ATGAGTCTTCTGAAGGAGGCTTGGCCTGCTTCGCGGCTCGTCAACGCGCTGGCTGGCGGAGTGCAGAATTCGGCAAGACAACGGTTAAGGAGCAATTGGACCCAAAGGCTGCGGGCAACTGTCGATGAACCGGCATACGCCGAGCTTTGGAAGGACATCGAACGTATCTGCAATGATGTTCGGGAAGCACCACGGCTTGAACTACCGTTGTCTCTGTTCCAGCAATTTGCTAATACAGGGGAGCGCAAGCCGTATGAGGATGTATACTTTGAACGGCGCGGACGACTGGTTGCTATCGTGCTGGCAGCAGTTGCCGATCCGGAGCATCGGAAGATGAGAGAGGTGGAAAGCGGACTGCTGGACATATGCACCGAGTACACTTGGGCGCTTCCTGCACATGTCAACGAAGAGGACACTGTAACACCGCCTTGGCAGCAGGTGGATTTATTCGCATCAGAAACAGCGCAAATGCTGGTTGAAATTTTATTGCTACTTGGAGAACGACTGGCTGATCACGTAGTCGTTCAGGTACACAAAGAGGTTGAACGCCGTGTACTGGAACCTGTGTTTTGGCAGCCTCACCATTTTGAGTGGGAAACGGCAGAGCATAACTGGTCGGCAGTATGCGCTTCAGGTTGCGGAATTGCTGCATTGCTGCTGGCAAAAGACGACTTTTCCAGAGCGGTAGCCATCGAGCGTATGCTGGGTGCACTGGATTGTTTTTTGGCAGGCTACAGAGAGGACGGGGGATGTCCCGAAGGCGTAGGTTACTGGGTGTATGGCTTTGGGTATTTTATATATTTTGCCGATATGCTGCGTGAGTTTACCGAGGGAGCTGTGGATATTTTGAACTCAGAAAAGGTAAGACAAATCGCAGCCTTTGCAGAACGAGTCCATCTGTCAGACGGTATTTTCGCTAATTATTCAGATAGTAGTGAAACTGAACGGTTGCCTTCTGGACTCATCTCTCATGTGAATTTTTTGCAAGGACGCCCATCTACACTCCCCTTTCGGGTACCTGGTTTGTTGGAAGATCCGTGTCGCCGCTGGGCTCATGTATTGCGTAACCTAGTCTGGACCAATCCCTTGGTATATGGATGCGGTGAAGCCGTAATCGATTATTTGCCGCAACTCGGCTGGTTGATGTGCCGCAGCCTCTGCTCTAGTCATCATGGATCTGGGGGACAGCAGGATAACCCAGGTGCCGCACTTGCATTTTCAGCCAAGGCTGGGCATAACAATGAGCCGCACAATCATAATGATCTTGGACACTTCATCCTTCATGGCGGTGGCGAAAATCTACTCTGTGATCTAGGAGCAGGCTTGTACACGAAGGCCTATTTTTCACCAGGACGGGAGTCGATTATCAACATTTCCTCCAGCGGTCATTCCGTGCCTATCATTAATGGAGTCACGCAGCAATCCGGAGCAAAGGCAAGGGCGGTTGTGCTGGATATTGCTATGGATGAGCAGGAGGGAGCACAGACAGTTACAAGCTTTAAGCTCGATTTGACATCTGCTTATGCTGTAGATGAATTGGTTGTTTTCACTCGCTCCTTTGCCTGGAGTGTGCCGGAGGGTAACGAGGGAGCAAGGCTTACTGTCACAGATCATTTTGAGTTTGAGACGTCTGGTATGAACGTGAAGCCGTGGGAGGTGGAGGAGCTTTTGATCAGCCGTATTCAGCCTCATACAGGAGTAGGCTTCGTGGAATGGAAGGGAACGAACGCAGTGGTTAGGCTAGATTATGATGCTGGCGTGCTGAGACAGCGGCTGGAGGCTGTGAAGCATATAGATCATGACGGAGTGGCTTTTGTGTTTTATAAGACATCACTGCAACTAGACTCTAATCGCTGGAACGGTTCAGCAAGCATCGATTGCAATCTGTTTTTTACCATACATCAATCTTCATGTTGA
- a CDS encoding glycoside hydrolase family 88 protein yields the protein MTKSEAWLEQSWELALNKTLALAARLGDAFPHVAEGGRYDNCEEAWWTAGFYPGLLWLAHRARPDSETAKIAQRCEARLEKILYNSEAVDHDLGFIWLLSGVAAHRLTGDAESRRRGLLAANLLAARFNVNGRFIRAWNFHSKDMDTRGVAIIDSMMNLPLLYWASEESGDPRFAALAVQHADTVAREFVRSDGSIAHVIEFDPEIGKKVAEHGGQGFAPGSAWARGTSWALYGFTLSYGYTRDPRYLKVAENTADFFLSQLGDACLPVWDFRAEEGHREAWDSSAAAIAASGLLELAKYSARAEQFTKAAESILKGLHHTGTAWCQEHEGLLMNGTVHYPEQRHINVPIIYGDYFFVEALAKLRGEEGLFSVEAKNIVR from the coding sequence ATGACAAAATCAGAAGCATGGCTGGAACAATCGTGGGAGCTGGCACTGAATAAAACGCTTGCCTTGGCGGCAAGACTGGGGGACGCCTTTCCACATGTTGCAGAGGGTGGACGTTATGATAATTGTGAGGAAGCGTGGTGGACAGCAGGCTTTTATCCGGGACTGCTATGGCTGGCCCATCGGGCACGTCCTGACAGTGAGACCGCTAAAATTGCACAACGCTGCGAGGCTCGATTGGAAAAAATACTTTATAATAGCGAAGCTGTAGACCATGATCTCGGCTTTATTTGGCTGCTCAGCGGTGTGGCCGCCCATCGGTTGACTGGTGATGCAGAGTCCAGAAGACGGGGGTTATTGGCTGCTAATTTGCTGGCTGCTCGTTTTAACGTGAATGGCCGCTTTATTCGCGCGTGGAACTTCCACTCGAAGGATATGGATACACGGGGTGTTGCGATCATAGACAGTATGATGAATTTACCCTTGCTCTATTGGGCCTCGGAGGAAAGTGGAGATCCACGCTTTGCTGCTCTCGCTGTTCAGCATGCAGATACCGTGGCACGTGAGTTCGTTCGTTCGGACGGCTCCATCGCGCATGTAATTGAGTTCGATCCGGAGATTGGAAAAAAGGTCGCCGAGCATGGCGGACAGGGATTTGCTCCCGGTTCCGCCTGGGCACGCGGCACGTCTTGGGCGCTGTACGGTTTTACGCTTTCGTACGGGTACACGCGCGATCCGCGTTATTTAAAGGTAGCCGAGAACACGGCTGACTTTTTCCTGTCCCAACTGGGCGATGCTTGCCTGCCTGTGTGGGACTTTAGAGCAGAAGAAGGGCACCGCGAAGCATGGGATTCGTCAGCTGCAGCCATTGCAGCTAGCGGTTTGCTGGAACTAGCAAAATATTCGGCACGTGCAGAGCAATTTACCAAAGCTGCAGAATCCATCCTCAAGGGCTTGCATCACACAGGTACGGCATGGTGCCAAGAACATGAGGGATTGCTGATGAACGGAACCGTACATTATCCTGAGCAAAGACACATCAATGTGCCCATTATCTACGGCGATTACTTCTTTGTCGAAGCATTGGCAAAGCTGCGTGGTGAGGAAGGTTTGTTTAGTGTGGAGGCAAAAAACATAGTGCGTTAG